The genomic region TCTGCCCGCGGCGCCGGCCCCCGCCAGGGCCGCTACCCCACCCGGCCCCGTGGTGCCCGGCGACGAAGATGCCGCTGGCGGCACAGTGTATCTGGGCGGGCCGCGCATTGGGGCCACCGTGCTGACGGGCGGCGTGGTGAACAAGGCGCGCGAGTCGGTGCCGGGCCTGAACCCGTTTCTCACGCAGTTCGGCTGGCAGTTTGAAACCCGCATTTTCCGGCTGGCCAATGGCACGGCGGGCCTGTTTGAGTTTGTACCGTTGATAGGTGGGCTGGAGCAGGGCAAGTTTATTCCCAGCCTCAATGCGCTGTTCGGCATCAGAGGCCCCAAGGGTCTGGAATTTGGCATAGGCCCCAACCTGACGCCGGTGAGTGCCAGCGTGGCGCTGGCAGTGGGCACCTCGTTTCAGTATGATGGCGTCAATTTCCCGGTGAACCTGGCGGTGGTACCCGGCAACGGCGGGGCGCGCATCAGCCTGCTGATGGGCTTCAACTCGCGCCGCCGGTAACAGTGCCGCAGGTGGCGGTAGTGGCTGGCTTGGTTGGGCCAGGAAAGCAGGAAGCGGGTAGGGAGTAAAATTATGGCATTGTCAACCCCCGCTACCAGGCCGCGTATAGCTGGCTATCTTTCCCACCTTAACCTCTACTAACATGGACGCTAATAACAACGGCATCGACGACAGCACCGAACTGCGCACCCGCGGCAACTGGAACGAAATCAAAGGCCAGGCTAAGCAGAAATGGGGTAGCCTGACCGACGACGATCTGAACTACGAAGAAGGCAAGCAGGACGAGTGGTATGGCCGTCTGCAGCAGAAGACTGGCGAAACCATCGACGACATCAAACATTGGTTCCAGCGCACGTTCTAGTAACGAAGCCGCTTACCAAGTGAGACGCCCCGGACCTTATGGCCCGGGGCGTTTTGCTTATCCGGCCCGCATACAGCCTGTCCTCTGGCAGCTTCATGAGGCACATATTATTTATTTAGTAATAATATTTCTATCTTTAGTCATGCACTGTTTTCCTGCCTGTCATGCGCATAGCCGCTGAAGAACTGCGCACCCTGGGTAATACCGCATTGTTGCAGCAGTGCAAAACGGCATTTTTCTGTTCCCGCGACTATCCTGCCTCCATTGAGTACCTCACGTATGTGTGGGCCCTGGAGCAGCGCTATGAGCAATGCTGCGTGCTGTCGGGCTTTCACTCGCGGCTGGAGCAGGCGGTGTTCCGGTATTTGCTGCAGGGGCCGCAGCAGCCGATTATTTACGCGCTGGGCCGGGGCATCCAGCAAAACGTGCGCATGGAGTACGGCCCCGAAATCCAGGCCAACCGGCTGCTGTTCGTCTCGCCTTTTGAAGCCGGCGTGCGCCATATAACCGACGAAACGGCTGAAATCCGCAATCTGCTCATCGCCGACCTCGCCGATGATTTCTTCATTCCATACCTGAAGCCCGGCGGCAATCTTGACCGGCTACTCGGGCAGCCGGCGCTGAAGGGCAAAGCCATTTACACGCTGGACATCCCACTCAACAGGCGGCTGATGCAGCGGGGGGCCCAGCCCTGGCGCCCACTGGGCGTGCTGGGGCATCAGCTGCCGCCGCAATACCGGCCGCGCCTCCGGTAGCCAATCAGGCCCCGGTGAACGTCGTTGGCCTTTTCGCGTAGAGGACGGGTATCCCCCAACCAACGAACTCCATGAGTATCTCTGACAACTTAACTGCCGCCGTGCCCACTTCACCTTCGGGCGGTATCCGGGCGCTGGCCCGCTTTGGCTTTGCAGCCAAGGGCACCGTGTATCTGCTGATGGGCGTGCTGGCGCTGCTGGCGGCCACCGGCCAGCAAGGCGGCCAGACAGCCGATAAAAAAGAAGCCGTACTCACCATCCAGAGCCTGCCCGGCGGGCCGGTGCTGCTGGGCCTGATTGCCTTCGGGCTGCTGGGCTACATTGTGTGGCGCTTTACGCAGGCCGTGGTGGACACGGAAGGCAAGGGCGGCGACGCCAAAGGCATTGGCCGACGCATCGGGTTTGCGGCCAGCGGGCTGCTATACGCCAGCCTGGCCTGGTACGCCGCTAAGCTGGCCATGAATGGCTCGGCCGAGGCGGGCGGCAACACCCAGCAAACCCTCACGGCCCGCGTGCTGGGCTGGCCCGGCGGCGACTGGATCATTATCCTGGTCGGCGTGGCCATCATCGGCGGCGGCATCTACCAGATTTATAAAGCCTACTCCGGTAGTTTTCACAAAGATGTGAACAGCTCCGACATCCCCGGCGGCCAGCAGAACACGGTGTACCGCCTGGGCCAACTCGGCTACACGGCCCGGGGCGTGGTGATGGCCATCATCGGCTACTTCTTCGTGCAGGCCGGTCGCCAGTCACGCGCCGCTGCCGTGGGCAGCACCGACGAAGCGTTTGACCTGCTGGCCAGTATGGGCCCAGTGGTACTCGGTATCGTGGCGCTGGGCCTGATGGCCTATGGACTCTACATGCTCGTGCAGGCCAAATACCCGGTGCTGCGCCGGATCTGAGATTTTAGAGCTTAGAAGCAGACGGGGAGCCGTTCGTTCTGAAACCCAACCGGGTCAACAGAACGAATGGCTCCCCACTCTTTTCCAGGCTATAAAATGCAGGTTCTCAGTTCTAAGCTCTAAAATCTAGGCTCTCCCTCCTACCCCACGTAATCCTGCAGATACTGATACCGCTCGGTGAGCTGGCCGTTGCGGGCAATGGTGGCGCGTTCCAGCACGGCGTCGGTGCCTTCGTGCACAAGGTGGGGCAGCACGTTGTCAAGTAGCTGGCGGCCGAAGTCGCGGGAGGCGTTGCGGGGCAGCTCACAGGGCAGGTTGTCCACGGCCATTACGGTGATGTTCCCGGGCGCAGAGTAAGCCGGCTCCAGCTCGCCGGTCTGGCAGTTATAGTCGAAGGCGGGCTCCTGGATGGTGCTACTGCGCTTGGTGACGGGGATGGAGCCGTCCACGTCGCAGGTCACGTCGGCAATCGTGTCGATGCGGAAGTGGGCGCGGCAGGTGTCGGCTTCCTCGAACAGGCGCGGGGCGGCCGGGTGCCAGTAGGCGCAGGCAATGAGCAGGTTAGTAACGGGCAGAAAGTTGCGAAACGTGCTTTCGTACTCCTCGGGGTGGCGGTGGAAGTCGGGCGTATCCCACACCCGGCCGTCGCGGCGACGGTTGTAATCGGAGCTGCGCAACTGGGTGTACACTGGCTCGTTGAAGTCGAGGTAGAGGTAGTCGTACACGCTCACCCGCCGGATGCCCATCAGGTTCAGCACTTCCACCGCGCCCTGGGCTACCCGGCCTGAGCCGGTCACGACCATCTTAATGGGCGGTAGCTTCTTCACCTTGAAAAACTCCTCCTGCATGTCCTCCATATCCACGCACTCATAAGCCGGTTTCAGCTCATAGAGGCCGTGCTTGCGGCCGTAGGTGAGCAGGCCGTTGTAGGCCCCCACAATGCCGGCCCAGCGCCCAAAGGCCACAATCCGCTCCCCGTTTTCGTTGGTGAGCAACTCGTAGTCAATCAGGGTAATGTTCTTGGCCAGCACCTGGCGCAGCAGCTCACGGTTGGCGGGCTGCTTTTTCACGGTGTGCGAGAAAAACAGGTAGGTTTTGTTGGGGATGAGCTGCGCCGCGGGTACTTCCTTCACGCCCATCAGAATGTCACAATCCGATACGTCGGGGCACACGGCAATGCCGGCGGCGCGGTACTCGTCGTCGGAGAAGCAGCGGATGGGGCTTTCCTGGGCCACCAGCTGCAGGCCGGGGAAGCGCGCTTCGGCCTCGGTGCATTTTTTGGGCGTGAGCGGCACGCGCTTATCAGGCGGAGTTTTGCCTTCGCGGATCAGGCCAATGGTGATGGGACGCATACGGGTGGGGATGGGAAGTTCGGGGGCTAAATCTGCGGAAAATTGTTGACCTGTCGCTCTCGGGCACATCACGCGTCTGTCATCCTGAGCGGAGCGAAGGACCTGCTCACGTTCGGGTTTCTCTTGGATCTAAGACGTTCCGGTGTGAGAAGGTCCTTCGCTCCGCTCAGGATGACAGATAGGTTGCCGGTTGAAATGCCCAAACATTTGCCGGTTTATCGGTTTAAGGGTGAAGCCTTTTCGCGCTACCTTTGTCAGGGCTCCTTCCCGGGGCTGTTTGTTGCCACCCTCACCCATCTTTTTATGTTGCTGAAGACCAAGCCCGCCGATGTGTTCGTGGACCGTCACAACGGCCCCGACGAAGCTGCCGTAGCTGAGATGCTGCGCGTAATCGGCGTGGAGTCGATTGACCAGCTCATCGACGAAACCGTGCCGGCCGCCATCCGCCTCAAGAAGCCGCTGAACCTGCCCGCTGCCCTCACGGAGCGGGCTTTTCTGGCGAAATTCAAAGGCATTGCCGGCAAGAATAAGCTGTTCAAAAACTACATCGGCCTGGGCTACCATGATACCCAGCTGCCGGCCGTAATTCAGCGCAACATTCTGGAAAACCCGGGCTGGTACACCGCCTACACGCCCTACCAGGCCGAAATTGCCCAGGGTCGCCTTGAAGCCCTCATCAATTATCAGACGATGATAATTGACCTCACGGGCCTGGAAATTGCCAACGCCTCCCTGCTCGACGAAGGAACCGCCGCCGCCGAAACGCTGCACATGTTCCACTCGCTGAGCAAGAAAAAGAACGCCACCCGCTACTTCGTATCGGAGCAGGTGCTGCCCCAGACCATCGACGTGCTGCGCACCCGCGCCACGCCCATTGGCATTGAGCTGGTGGTGGGCGACCACCGCACCGCTGACCTCACCGACGAAACCCTGTTCGGGGCCATCCTGCAGTACCCCGCCGCCGACGGCGCCGTGTACGACTACACCGACTTCATCTCGAAGGCCCACGACAACAACCTGTTCGTGACCGTGGCCGCCGATTTGCTGTCCCTGACGCTGCTCACGCCTCCCGGCGAGATGGGCGCCGACGCCGTGGTGGGCAACTCCCAGCGCTTCGGCGTGCCGATGGGCTACGGCGGCCCGCACGCTGGTTTCCTGGCCACCAAAGACGCCTTCAAGCGCGTGATTCCCGGCCGCATCATCGGCCAGAGCATCGACGCGGCCGGCAACAAGGCCTACCGCATGGCCCTGCAGACCCGCGAGCAGCACATCCGCCGCGAAAAAGCCACCTCCAACATCTGCACCGCCCAGGTGCTGCTGAGCGTGCTGGCCGGCATGTACGCCGTGTACCACGGCCCGCAGCGCATCCGGCAGTTCGCCTCGAACGTCCACGCCCTCGCTCGCACCCTCGACGCCGAGCTGCACGCACTGGGCCTGGAGCAGACCAACGAGTTCTACTTCGATACGCTTGATATCCAGCTGGAAAGTGCGGAGCTGCAGACGGCCATCCGGCAGGAGGCTGAGTCGGCGGGTATCAACTTCCGCTACTTCGAGCAGGACGGCACGGCCCGCTTAGGCATCTCGCTCAACCAGAACACCGAATTGGAGGACGTGCAGGACATCGTGGCCGTATTCAGCAAAGTGCTGGGCCGCGACGTGCGCCAGGTAGCCCAGGCCGATGAGGTGGAGGTGACCTGGACCGACAACCTGATCCGCAAGAGCGAGTACCTCACGCACCCCATCTTCAACTCGCACCACTCCGAGCACGAGATGCTGCGCTACATGAAGCAGCTCGAAAACAAGGATTTGAGCCTGGCTCACTCCATGATTTCGCTCGGCTCGTGCACCATGAAGCTCAACGCCACCGCCGAGATGATTCCGGTGACCTGGCCCGAAATCGGTGGGTTGCACCCCTTCGCCCCACGCGAGCAGGCGGCCGGCTACACCGAAATCTTCCACGATCTGGAGAAATGGCTGTGTGAGGTAACCGGCTTCGATGCCGTTTCCTTGCAGCCCAACTCGGGTGCCCAGGGCGAGTACGCCGGCCTGCTGGCCATCAAAGGCTACCACGATGCCCGCGGCGACCAGCACCGTAACGTGGCCCTGATTCCGGCTTCGGCCCACGGCACCAACCCCGCCTCGGCCGTCATGGCCGGCATGACGGTGGTCGTGGTGAAGAGCACCGAGGAAGGCAACATCGACGTGGAGGACCTGAAGGCCAAGGCCGAGCAGTACGCCGACCGCCTGAGCTGCCTGATGGTGACCTACCCGAGCACGCACGGCGTGTACGAGGAAACCATCATCGACATCTGCGCCACCATTCACCAGCACGGCGGCCGCGTGTACATGGACGGCGCCAACATGAACGCCCAGGTGGGCCTCACCTCGCCCGCCATCATCGGCGCCGACGTGTGCCACTTGAACCTGCACAAAACGTTCTGCATCCCGCACGGCGGCGGCGGACCCGGCGTAGGACCCATCGGCGTAGTGGCTGATCTGGCCCCCTACCTGTCGGGTCACGTGCTGGTG from Hymenobacter canadensis harbors:
- a CDS encoding CsbD family protein — translated: MDANNNGIDDSTELRTRGNWNEIKGQAKQKWGSLTDDDLNYEEGKQDEWYGRLQQKTGETIDDIKHWFQRTF
- a CDS encoding DUF1206 domain-containing protein, translating into MSISDNLTAAVPTSPSGGIRALARFGFAAKGTVYLLMGVLALLAATGQQGGQTADKKEAVLTIQSLPGGPVLLGLIAFGLLGYIVWRFTQAVVDTEGKGGDAKGIGRRIGFAASGLLYASLAWYAAKLAMNGSAEAGGNTQQTLTARVLGWPGGDWIIILVGVAIIGGGIYQIYKAYSGSFHKDVNSSDIPGGQQNTVYRLGQLGYTARGVVMAIIGYFFVQAGRQSRAAAVGSTDEAFDLLASMGPVVLGIVALGLMAYGLYMLVQAKYPVLRRI
- a CDS encoding NAD(P)-dependent oxidoreductase: MRPITIGLIREGKTPPDKRVPLTPKKCTEAEARFPGLQLVAQESPIRCFSDDEYRAAGIAVCPDVSDCDILMGVKEVPAAQLIPNKTYLFFSHTVKKQPANRELLRQVLAKNITLIDYELLTNENGERIVAFGRWAGIVGAYNGLLTYGRKHGLYELKPAYECVDMEDMQEEFFKVKKLPPIKMVVTGSGRVAQGAVEVLNLMGIRRVSVYDYLYLDFNEPVYTQLRSSDYNRRRDGRVWDTPDFHRHPEEYESTFRNFLPVTNLLIACAYWHPAAPRLFEEADTCRAHFRIDTIADVTCDVDGSIPVTKRSSTIQEPAFDYNCQTGELEPAYSAPGNITVMAVDNLPCELPRNASRDFGRQLLDNVLPHLVHEGTDAVLERATIARNGQLTERYQYLQDYVG
- the gcvP gene encoding aminomethyl-transferring glycine dehydrogenase → MLLKTKPADVFVDRHNGPDEAAVAEMLRVIGVESIDQLIDETVPAAIRLKKPLNLPAALTERAFLAKFKGIAGKNKLFKNYIGLGYHDTQLPAVIQRNILENPGWYTAYTPYQAEIAQGRLEALINYQTMIIDLTGLEIANASLLDEGTAAAETLHMFHSLSKKKNATRYFVSEQVLPQTIDVLRTRATPIGIELVVGDHRTADLTDETLFGAILQYPAADGAVYDYTDFISKAHDNNLFVTVAADLLSLTLLTPPGEMGADAVVGNSQRFGVPMGYGGPHAGFLATKDAFKRVIPGRIIGQSIDAAGNKAYRMALQTREQHIRREKATSNICTAQVLLSVLAGMYAVYHGPQRIRQFASNVHALARTLDAELHALGLEQTNEFYFDTLDIQLESAELQTAIRQEAESAGINFRYFEQDGTARLGISLNQNTELEDVQDIVAVFSKVLGRDVRQVAQADEVEVTWTDNLIRKSEYLTHPIFNSHHSEHEMLRYMKQLENKDLSLAHSMISLGSCTMKLNATAEMIPVTWPEIGGLHPFAPREQAAGYTEIFHDLEKWLCEVTGFDAVSLQPNSGAQGEYAGLLAIKGYHDARGDQHRNVALIPASAHGTNPASAVMAGMTVVVVKSTEEGNIDVEDLKAKAEQYADRLSCLMVTYPSTHGVYEETIIDICATIHQHGGRVYMDGANMNAQVGLTSPAIIGADVCHLNLHKTFCIPHGGGGPGVGPIGVVADLAPYLSGHVLVDADGRTAGAVTSAPWGSASILPISYAYINMMGGEGLTQATRIAILNANYIKARLEEHYPVLYTGSNGRCAHEMILECRHFKKAGIEVEDIAKRLMDYGFHAPTVSFPVAGTLMIEPTESESKEELDRFIEAMISIRKEIAEVEAGRTDAKDNVLKHAPHTAATVLVHDWERPYSREQAVYPTDYARSYKFWPTVSRIDSAYGDRNLICSCTPIEEYVDAEEKLVETDKGPSY